One window of the Manihot esculenta cultivar AM560-2 chromosome 14, M.esculenta_v8, whole genome shotgun sequence genome contains the following:
- the LOC110600059 gene encoding 2-(3-amino-3-carboxypropyl)histidine synthase subunit 1, protein MATLDQTLQIKTKPVPKRFVKNQIPDTILNDPSLNAAISLLPSNYNLEIHKCVWRIRSTGAKRLALQLPEGLLMYSLILADIFTAFAGVTHCFVLGDVTYGACCVDDLSALALGADLLIHYGHSCLVPIDATKVPCLYVFVDIKIDVERLISTIKLNLNDKKSIVLAGTIQFASAIREAKPELERLGLSVLIPQSKPLSAGEVLGCTAPRISSKSIIGTFSDMAVVFVADGRFHLEAFMIANPEISAFRYDPYMGKLFLEEYDHQGMKETRKRAIERTREAKSWGIVLGTLGRQGNPRILDRLEKKMREKQFSYMVVLMSEISPARIAFFEESVDAWIQIACPRLSIDWGEAFEKPLLTPFEAEIALGDLPGWWEKDKSVVANSGCCNGLGCRNSNGLCSGCGNETVNDVNGVGDCFNGDYPMDYYAQDGGEWNSSYLKKATRPIRRNVVPSAGDGAAL, encoded by the coding sequence ATGGCGACCCTAGACCAAACTCTGCAAATCAAAACGAAACCAGTGCCGAAACGTTTCGTGAAAAACCAAATCCCAGACACTATCCTCAACGACCCATCTCTGAACGCCGCCATCTCCCTGTTGCCCTCCAACTacaacttggagatccacaagTGTGTCTGGCGCATCCGCTCCACCGGAGCCAAGCGTCTCGCCCTTCAGCTCCCTGAGGGCCTGCTTATGTATTCGCTTATTCTCGCTGATATATTCACCGCTTTCGCCGGCGTCACCCACTGTTTCGTCCTCGGTGATGTCACCTACGGCGCCTGTTGTGTGGACGACCTCTCGGCCCTGGCTTTAGGTGCGGATCTTCTAATTCACTATGGCCATAGCTGCTTGGTTCCCATCGACGCTACGAAAGTTCCTTGCCTTTACGTTTTTGTTGATATTAAAATCGACGTTGAGCGTTTGATTAGCACAATCAAACTCAACTTGAATGATAAAAAAAGCATTGTTCTCGCCGGAACTATTCAGTTCGCATCTGCGATTCGAGAAGCAAAGCCTGAGTTGGAAAGGCTGGGACTTTCGGTTTTGATCCCTCAATCGAAACCATTGTCTGCTGGTGAAGTTTTGGGTTGCACGGCACCAAGAATATCATCGAAATCTATAATTGGTACTTTCAGCGATATGGCTGTTGTATTTGTGGCGGATGGGAGGTTTCATTTGGAGGCGTTTATGATAGCTAATCCTGAGATTAGTGCGTTTAGGTATGACCCATATATGGGGAAGCTGTTTCTTGAGGAATATGATCATCAGGGAATGAAGGAGACGAGGAAGAGGGCAATAGAGAGGACTAGAGAAGCCAAGAGTTGGGGGATTGTGTTGGGCACATTGGGAAGGCAAGGCAATCCAAGGATTTTAGATAGGTTGGAGAAGAAGATGAGAGAAAAACAATTTTCTTACATGGTTGTTTTGATGTCAGAGATTAGTCCTGCTAGAATTGCATTCTTTGAGGAATCTGTGGATGCTTGGATTCAGATTGCATGTCCTCGGCTCTCCATTGATTGGGGAGAGGCGTTTGAGAAGCCTCTTTTGACACCTTTTGAGGCAGAGATTGCTCTTGGGGATTTACCAGGTTGGTGGGAGAAGGATAAGAGTGTAGTGGCAAACTCAGGGTGTTGCAATGGTCTTGGATGTCGGAACAGCAATGGATTGTGTTCTGGATGTGGCAATGAAACTGTAAATGATGTAAACGGTGTAGGGGATTGTTTTAATGGTGATTATCCCATGGATTACTATGCTCAGGATGGTGGGGAGTGGAATTCTTCTTATTTGAAGAAAGCAACTCGCCCAATAAGAAGAAATGTGGTGCCGTCTGCCGGTGATGGTGCTGCTTTGTAG
- the LOC110600060 gene encoding uncharacterized protein LOC110600060, giving the protein MHMLALDHNVLHSPKGFKNMIMMKSSRPDRKRFVFSSLIFIFFLCVLASINEVRFDGLLKFGRCAFKRFPSQMLSNLSSTNFLATNSSSNDIRILIGILTLPDQYQRRHFLRLIYGTQSPVGAQVDVKFVFCNLTKEDQKVLVALEIMLYDDIIILNCKENMNKGKTYTYFSSLPEIFNDTNKTYPPYHYVMKADDDTYFRLNNLVESLKPLPREDLYYGYVIPCPSMDPFVHYMSGMGYMVSWDIVEWIRDSEVPKNHMEGPEDKVFGDWIREGHKAKNRYNAKWSMYNFPEPPTGCTHELWPDTIAVHLLKTQEKWIQTLKYFNVTNNLKPSKLYHIP; this is encoded by the coding sequence ATGCATATGCTAGCTTTGGATCATAACGTTCTTCATTCACCTAAAGGATTCAAGAACATGATAATGATGAAAAGTTCGAGGCCGGATCGAAAACGATTTGTATTCTCCTCTTTgatcttcatcttcttcctttGTGTGTTGGCTTCTATCAATGAAGTTCGTTTTGATGGTTTATTAAAGTTCGGTAGATGTGCTTTTAAGAGATTTCCTTCTCAAATGTTGTCTAATTTATCGTCTACAAATTTTCTCGCTACAAATTCTTCTTCAAACGATATTCGAATACTCATTGGCATTCTGACACTTCCAGATCAATATCAACGCAGACATTTTCTTCGTCTAATATACGGAACTCAATCTCCAGTGGGTGCACAAGTTGATGTAAAGTTCGTATTCTGCAACCTAACAAAGGAAGATCAGAAAGTACTTGTTGCACTAGAGATAATGCTTTATGACGATATTATCATCCTCAATTGCAAAGAGAATATGAACAAGGGTAAGACCTATACCTACTTTTCAAGCTTGCCAGAAATATTTAACGACACAAATAAGACTTACCCTCCTTACCATTATGTAATGAAAGCTGACGATGATACATATTTTAGGTTAAATAACCTAGTAGAGTCACTAAAGCCGTTGCCTAGAGAAGATTTATACTATGGTTATGTAATTCCATGCCCTAGCATGGACCCTTTTGTGCATTACATGTCTGGGATGGGATACATGGTTTCATGGGATATTGTGGAGTGGATTAGGGATTCTGAAGTCCCAAAGAATCACATGGAAGGGCCAGAGGACAAAGTTTTTGGGGATTGGATTAGAGAAGGGCACAAAGCAAAGAATAGATATAATGCTAAGTGGTCTATGTACAATTTCCCTGAGCCACCCACAGGGTGTACACATGAGCTTTGGCCAGACACAATTGCAGTTCATCTTCTAAAGACTCAAGAGAAGTGGATTCAAACATTGAAGTATTTCAATGTTACTAATAATCTTAAACCTTCTAAATTGTATCATATACCTTAG